Part of the Mycolicibacterium thermoresistibile genome, CGCCGGTGACGCCGAGGTCGACGAGGCCGCCGAACTGTTGATCAACCTGTTCTGGCGCGGCCTGAAGGGCACCCCGGCCGAATCCCACGAGGACACCCACCGGGAGAACGGCCAGGACGTGGACCGCGACGGGGTGGATCAGAGCACGACGGTCTGATTTCCGTACCGGATCACCCGGTCCTCGCAGTGCCAGCGCACTGCGCGGGACAGCACCACTCGCTCGACATCGGCGCCCATCCGGCGCAGATCGTCGACGGTGTCGCGGTGGTCGACCCGCACCACGTCCTGCTCGATGATCGGCCCCTCGTCGAGCTCCTCGGTGACGTAGTGCGCGGTGGCGCCGATGAGCTTGACGCCCCGGTCCTTGGCCTGTTGGTACGGGGCGGCGCCGATGAACGCCGGCAGGAACGAGTGGTGGATGTTGATCAGCGGCACCCCGACCTCGTCGAGGAAACGCGGGGTGAGGATCTGCATGTAGCGGGCCAGCACCACCAGGTCGACATTGCCCCGCAGCAACTCCAGCTGACGCTGTTCGGCCTGTTCCCGGATCTCCTTGGAGGCCGGCACGTGGATGAACGGCACATCGAACGGACGCACCTGATCGGCCAGCTCCGGATGGTTGGCGATCACCATCACCACGGTCATGTTCAGCTCGCCGCGGCGGTTGCGCCACAGCAGGTCCAGCAGGCAGTGGTCCTCCCGCGACGCCATGATCGCCACCCGTTTGGGTCTGGCCGCCTCGGTCAGCTTGAAGTCCATCCCGAACCGGCCGGCGACCCGTTCGGCGAACTCGCGTTCCAGGGTGTCGCGCACCGCCGGCAGACCCGGCAGGTGGAAGATGGTGCGCTGCATGAAGATCCCACCGGTCTGTTCGGTGGAATGTTGATCCAGCGAGATGATGTTGGCGCCCGCCTCGGCGAGGAAGGCGCTGACCGCCGCCACCAGACCGGGGCGGTCCGGGCACCGCAGCAACAGCCGGCCCACGTCGGCGACCGGCAACTCGGCGTGATCAGAGCGGGGATACACGGCCCCTAGCGTCTCATGACCACACCGGCGGGTTATCCGGGGTGAGCCGTCGGACGTGAGCTCGTGCGCGACGTCAGCGCGCCGGAAAGACACCCGAGCGCACGTTCGAGCAGCGGTGCGGGGCCCGACCGCGGCCGGGCCCCGCCGCGACCACCGCGACTACAGCGGGGTGACCATTGCCGTCAGGTGCGGATACCCCTTGGTCAGATGCCGCAGCGCCAGCTCCCACCCGCCGTCGGTCTGCTGCACGTACAGACCGGCGGCGGCGGGCAGCACCAGCGGCTTGCCGAACCGCACCGAATACCGGACCGCGTCCGGCAGTCGCCCCTCGATGTTAGCGAGCACCGCCGCGGCGGTGTACATCCCGTGCGCGATCACCGTCGGGAAGCCGAACAGCTTGGCGCCCAGCGAACTGGTGTGGATCGGGTTGTGATCACCGCCCACCGACGCGTACCGCCGGATCTGGCCCGGCGTGACGCGCAGCACCGCGTTCGGCGGCCCCAGCTTCGGCTGTTTGGCCGGCGGCGGTTTCGGCTCATCCGACAGGCTGGTGCGCTGCTGGTGCAGAAACGTCGACACCTGATGCCAGGCCGCCTCATTGCCGACGTAGATGTCGGTGACCAGGTCGACCAGCAGCCCGCGCCGGTGCTCGCGCAGGTTCTCGGCGTGCACCGAGATGTTGACGATGTCGGTGACCAGGATCGGCCGCTGCTGGGTGATGTGGTTCTCCACATGCACCGCGCCGATCGCCGGGAACGGGAAGTCGAACCCGGACAGCAGTTCCATCACGTGCGGGAACGTCAGCGCGAAGGGATAGGTGAGCGGCACCTGATCCCGGAACAGCAGTCCGGTCACCGCGGCGTAGTCGGCGACGTGGGCGGCGTCGATCGGCAGATCGGTGGCCGTCACGGTGCGCTTGGGCAGCGTGCCGTCACGGCGGACCACCGGCAGCGCCCCGGCCGCCGCGCGCACCATGTTCAGCAGGCCGTTCGGCTGACTTGCAGTGTGACGCGTCATCATGACCTCCCGATCACGCCCCGAGCATGGCCTGTCCGCACACCCGGATCGTGTTGCCGGTCACGGCATTCGACGCGGGGTTGGCGAAGTATGCGATGGTCTCGGCGACGTCGACGGGCTGACCGCCCTGGTACAGCGAGTTGAGCCGGCGGCCGACCTCCCGGGTGGCGAACGGGATCGCCTCGGTCATCTTGGTCTCGATGAAACCCGGTGCGACGGCGTTGATCGTGATGTTCTTCTCGGCCAGCACCGGCGCCAGCGCATCGGTCAACCCGATCATGCCGGCCTTGGTGGCGGCGTAGTTGGTCTGACCGCGGTTGCCGGCGATCCCGGCCATCGACGACAGGCCGACCACCCGGCCGCCCTCGGCCAGCGTGCCGTTGCCGAACAGCCCCTCGGTGAGGCGTTGCGGGGCGAGCAGATTGACGGCGATGACGGCGTCCCACCGGTCTTCGGTCATGTTGACCAGCAGTTTGTCGCGGGTGATCCCGGCGTTGTTGACCAGGATGTCGACCTTGCCGTCATAGTGCTCGCGCACATGCTCGGTGATCCGGTCCACCGCGTCGTCGGCGGTGACGTCGAGGACCAGCGCGGTGCCGTTCACCTTCGCGGCGGTCTCGGCGAGTGCGTCATTGGCCCCCGCGGCATCGCCGATGTCCACGGCCACCACCCGGGCACCGTCGCGGGCGAACACCTCGGCGATCGTCGCGCCGATACCCCGGGCGGCCCCGGTGACCACCGCGACCTTGCCGTCGAGCGGCTTGTCCCAGTCGGCCGGCGGCACCGAGTCGGCGGGCCCGACCCGGAACACCTGACCGTCGACGTAGGCCGACTTGGCGGACATGATGAACCGGATGGTCGACTCCAGTCCGGTGGCCGCCGGTTTGGCCTCGGGGGACAGGTAGACCAGGTTCACCGTGGCGCCGCGGCGCATCTCCTTGGCCAGCGACCGGGTGAAGCCCTCCAGGGCGCGCTGGGCGATGCGCTCGTTGACGCTGCCGGTCTCCTCGGGCGTGGTGCCCACCACCGCGATCCGGGCGCACGGGCCGACATTGCGCAGCAGCGGGGTGAAGAACTCGTAGAGCGCCTTGAGCCCGGCCGGTTCGGTGATCCCGGTGGCATCGAAGAGCAGCCCGCCGAACTTGTCGGCCCAGCGGCCCCCGAGGTTGTTGCCGACCAGTTGGTAGTCGTCGGCCAGCGCGGTGCGCAGCGGTTCGACGACCCGGCCGTCCCCGCCGATCAGCAGTGAACCGGCCAGCGGCGGCTCACCGGGCCGGTACCGGCGCAGCGGTTCCGGCTGCGGAATGCCGAGTTGTCTGGCGAGGAACGACCCGGGTGTCGAGTGGACGATTTGCGAGTACAGATCGGTTGCCATAAGACGAACTTACTCCAGAGTAAGAAGCGTGGGTACTATGACTTCGGTAACCCCATAACGGAGGTAACAAACCCCCGACAACGGAGGCAACAGACGTGGCCAATAACGATTCCCGCCGCCGGGTCGCCATCCTGGGCGGCAACCGGATTCCCTTCGCCCGTGCCGACGGCGTGTATGCCGACGCCTCGAACCAGGACATGTTCACCGCGGCGCTGAGCGGCCTGGTCGACCGGTTCAACCTGGCCGGTGAGCGGCTCGGTGCCGTCATCGGCGGTGCGGTGCTCAAACACAGCCGCGATTTCAACCTGATCCGCGAATGCGTGCTGGGCAGCGCGCTGTCCTCCTACACCCCGGCCTTCGATCTGCAGCAGGCGTGCGGCACGGGTCTGCAGGCCACCATCGCCGCCGCCGACGGGATCGCCGCGGGCCGGTTCGAGGTGGCCGCCGCCGGCGGTGTGGACACCGCCTCCGACGCGCCGATCGCGTTCGGCGACGATCTGCGCCGGGTGCTGTTGGGGTTGCGCCGGTCGAAGTCCAACGTGGAGCGGCTCAAGCTGGTCGGCAAGCTGCCGGCCTCACTGGGAGTGCAGATCCCGGTCAACAGCGAGCCGCGCACCGGCCTGTCGATGGGGGAGCACGCCGCCATCACCGCCAAGGAGATGGGCATCAAACGCGTCGATCAGGACGAGCTGGCCGCGGCCAGCCACCGCAATCTGCAGGCCGCCTATGAGCGGGGCTTCTTCGACGATCTGATGACCCCGTTCCTCGGGCTGTACCGCGACAACAACCTGCGTCCGGACACCTCGACCGAGAAGCTGGCCAAGCTCAAGCCGGTGTTCGGCGTCAAGGCCGGGGACGCGACCATGACCGCCGGCAACTCGACTCCGCTCACCGACGGCGCCTCGGTGGCGCTGCTGGCGTCCGAGGACTGGGCGGAGAAGCGCGGGCTGGAACCGCTGGCCTACTTCGTCGACGCCGAGACCGCGGCGGTGGACTACGTCACCGGCCGGGACGGCCTGCTGATGGCGCCCACCTATGCGGTGCCGCGCCTGCTCGCCCGCAACAACCTCAGCCTGCAGGACTTCGACTTCTACGAGATCCACGAGGCGTTCGCGTCGGTGGTGCTGGCCCAGTTGCAGGCCTGGGAGTCCGAGGACTACTGCAAGGAGCGGCTCGGCCTGGATCAGCCGCTGGGCAGCATCGACCGGTCCAAGCTCAACGTCAACGGCTCCTCGATCGCGACCGGGCATCCGTTCGCGGCCACCGGCGGCCGGATCGTGGCCCAGCTGGCCAAGCAGCTGGCGGAGAAGAAGAAGGAGACCGGCAAGACGGTGCGCGGGCTGATCTCCATCTGCGCGGCCGGCGGCCAGGGCGTGGTGGCCATCCTCGAGGCCTGACGGACCCCGGCCTGACGGACCCCGTCGGACCCTGACGGATCCCGACGGAGTCCGACGGAGAAATTTTCCCGCCCCGGTGTAACGCCGCGCCGGGGTGCGGCGATACACCGGTTAGCTCCGTGCTGTCGTCTGACCCCCCGACCCGACGGCAGCACGGAGCATTCCTTTCGTGCCGATGCGCTCGCCGGAATTTCTGGGCGCACACCTCTGGTCTGAGGGGAGTCAGAGGCGTACGCTCAGAAGCACGACGGGTTCGGGAGTGACCTATCCGAACAGCCGGTGAACAGGGTGAAAGCCGGCGACGTGAAACACGTTGAAACGTCCCTGAATGTCCTCCCGAACCCGCCCTTTATTCGTGCCCCGAACCTCCCGTGCCCTGAAAAGGGTCACTGGTCCAGTGCGGTGGGCTGCGGCGACGCCTCCGGGTTGACCGGGCTCGCCGGGGTGTTAGTCGGCCGGTGGCCGCGGGGGTCGGTCGGTTCGGTGAACGCATGACCACGGCGCCGCACGATCAGATAGGTGCCGCGCACCAGCAGCGGCACCGCGAACACCACGATCATCGCGTACGCCATCGCGGTGTAGCCCTTGGCGACCAGGTCGATGATGCCCACCTGGGCCAGCAGCAACGCCAGCAGCAGGGTGGCCACCGCGATGATTCCGCTGGTCCGCCGCGTCATCGGCGGCCGGTCGGCGTCGATGAGGTTCTGGCTGATCCGGGCCAGCAGCGCGTAGATCATGCCGGTCGCCGTCTCGATGAGCGTCCAGCCGACCACGATGCCGAAGATCACGATCACCCACGCGGCTTCCGCCCCGAGCATCTCCAGCCACGGCACATCGGCGCCGAACACCGACTCGTCGGGGTAGAAGCCCATCAGCGCGAAGTAGGTGAGGAACCACGGCACCGTCATCAGCAGACCGGCGACCAGTCCGGCGACCGCGGTGTCGCGCAGCCGGGTCTGCCGGTGCGCGGTGAACAGCGCCGCCGGATACACCGCGAGGTTGTAGCCGACATAGAGCACGCCGGTCCACAACACCCACCAGATCGACGCCGTCGGTTCCAGCGCGTGGCTGCCCGAGCGCAGTGTCTCCCCGACACTGTCCCAGTGGCGGTGCAGCACCAGCGCCGCGAACAGCGCGTAGCCGGAGAACAGCGCCACCGTGCCGGCAGTCTTGAACCGTTCGATGACGCCCTCGCCGTAGAAGTTCAACAAGCCGACGATGACGACGATCAGCGCGATGCCCACGATCTGCGGTGTGCCCAGCGTCGCCTGCAGGATCGAACCGGTGGCGGCGGCCATGATCGCGATGATCAGGATCGCCAGCATGATGTAGACGATGTCGAACAACCAGTACAGCGGTCCGATCAGGATCCGCAGCAGGTTGCGGTAGTCGAAAACCTGGAACCGGCGCGCCATCTCGAACATCAGGAACGCCATCAGCCCGAAACCGGCGAAGATCGCCAACCCGGCGATCCACCCGAGCGCGCCGAACTTCGCGCCGAACTCGACGATCTCGCGGCCGGTCGCGTACCCGCCGCCGATCAGCACCGACTGCAGGATCACACCGGGCAGCAGCCAGCGACCGTACCGGCCCTCGAAGAACCCACCCCGCCGGTGCGCTGTCGATTGTTCGGTGGTTTGCATGGTGTGGCAGATTAGCCGGTGAACCGGCCGACCACCCACCGGATGGGTGTTTTGATGGCAGGCATGCGGATCAGCCTCAGCATCGTCGGCCTCACCCCCGACGGCCCCGACCCGATCGACTCCCTGGTGCGCGACCTCACCGCCCTGCGCGACGCCGGTTTCGGCAGAGTCTGGTTGGCCCAGTTGCCTTTCGACATCGACCTGCCGACCGTGCTGGGCATCGCGCTGCGTGCGGTCGACGGGATCGAGGTGGGCTCCGGGGTCATCCCGATCCAGCCGCAGCATCCGATGCAACTGGCACAGCGGGCGCTGACCCTGTCACTGATCAGCGGGGGCCGCTTCCTGCTCGGCATCGGGATGAGCCACCGGATGGTCGCCGAGGGTATGTGGGGCGTGAGCTGGGACCGGCCGGTGCGCCAGATGCGTGAGTATCTCGACGGTCTGCAGCCGCTGCTGGCCGGGCGGCCCGCCGACGTCACCGGGGAGTTCTGGAGCACCCGCGGGGCGCTGAGGCTGGCCGGGGGCGGGACTTCGCCGCCGGAACCGCCGGTGTATCTCGCCGCGCTGGGGCCGCAGATGCTGCGGCTGGCCGGGCGGCGCACCGCCGGCACGTTGACCTGGATGACCGGGCCGAAGACTCTGGCCGGCCACATCGTGCCGACGTTGCGGCAGGCCGCCGCCGACGCCGGCCGGTCCGGGTCCGACGTCCGCGTCGTGGCGTCACTGCCGGTCAGCGTCACCGACGACGTCGAGGGCGCGCGGGCGCAGGCGGTGGAGCAGTTCGCGGTGTACGGCACCCTGCCGTCGTACCGGGCCATGCTGGACCGGGAGGGCTACGTGAACCCCGAGGACGCGGCGATCATCGGCGACGAGCAGACGGTGTCGCAGCGCCTCGATGAACTGGCCGCTGCCGGCGTCGACGAGTTCACCGCCGCGGTGTTCGACGCCGACCCCGAGATCAGGGCCCGCACCCGGGCGTTGCTGGTCTCACGGCAGACCGGTTAGCCAGACCGGTTGGCCAGAACCCCGAGAGACAGCGGATCCCGGGAAGACGAGAGCACGGCCGCCGCAACCGGGTTGCGACGACCGTGCCCTTTTTCGCGTTGTCCGCGGACCTGATCAGCGGATCAGAACGCCGCCTCGTCGAGTTCCATGATCTCGTTGTCGATGTTCTCGATGACGTGACGCATGCTGGTCAGCAGCGGCAGGAAGTTCTTGGCGAAGAACGACGCCGCCGCGACCTTGCCCTCGTAGAAGGCGCGCTCGTCACCCTCGGCGCCGGCGTCCAGCTTCTCCAGGGCCACCGCGGCCTGCTCCTGCAGCAGCCAGCCGATCACCAGGTCGCCGACGCTCATCAGGTAGCGCACCGATCCGAGACCCACCTTGTAGATGTTCTTCGGATCCTCCTGCGCCGACATCAGGTAGCCGGTCATGGCGGCCGTCATCGCCTGTACGTCGTTGAGCGCGGTCTGCAGCAGTTCGCGCTCCTTCTTGAGCCGGCCGTTACCGGACTCGTTCTTGACGAACTTCTCGATCTGGCCGGACAGGTACGTCAGCGCCTGACCCTTGTCGCGGACGATCTTGCGGAAGAAGAAGTCCTGCGCCTGGATGGCGGTGGTGCCCTCGTACAGCGAGTCGATCTTCGAGTCGCGGATGTACTGCTCGATCGGGTAGTCCTGCAGGAAGCCCGAACCACCCAGCGTCTGCAGGGACTCGGTCAGCTTGGCGTACGCCTGCTCCGAGCCGACACCCTTGACGATCGGCAGCAGCAGGTCGTTGACCCGCATCGCCAGATCGGCGTCGACACCGTGCACGGCCTCGGCCACCGCGGCGTCCTGATAGGTCGCGGTGTAGAGGTACATCGCCCGCATGCCCTCTGCGTAGGCCTTCTGCGTCATCAGCGACCGGCGCACGTCGGGGTGGTGGGTGATGGTCACCCGCGGTGCGGTCTTGTCGGTCATCTGGGTCATGTCGGCGCCCTGCACACGCTCCTTGGCGTACTCGAGCGCGTTGAGATAGCCGGTGGACAGCGTGGCGATCGCCTTGGTGCCCACCATCATCCGGGCCTGCTCGATGACATCGAACATCTGCCGGATGCCCTCGTGCACGTCGCCGACGAGCCAACCCTTGGCCGGCACGCCGTGCTGGCCGAACGCCAGCTCACAGGTCGCCGAGACCTTCAGGCCCATCTTGTGCTCGACGTTGGTGACGAAGACGCCGTTGCGTTCGCCGGGTTCACCGGTCTCCGGATCGAAGAGGAACTTCGGTACGAAGAACAGCGACAGACCCTTGGTGCCCGGTCCCGCGCCCTCCGGACGCGCCAGCACCAGGTGGAAGATGTTCTCGAACAGGTCGTCGGAGTCGGCCGAGGTGATGAACCGCTTCACACCCTCGATGTGCCAGGAGCCGTCCGGCTGCTCGATCGCCTTGGTGCGGCCGGCGCCGACGTCCGAACCGGCATCCGGTTCGGTGAGCACCATGGTGGAACCCCACTGGCGCTCGACGGCGATCTTGGCCCACTTCTTCTGCTGCTCGTTGCCCAGCTTGTAGAGGATGCTGGCGAAGCCGGCGCCGCCGCCGTACATCCACACCGCGGGGTTGGCGCCGAGCAGGTGCTCGTGCAGCGCCCACACCAGGGCACGGGGCATCGGCATCCCGCCGAGCTCCTCTTCGATGCCGACCTTGTCCCAGCCGGCGTCAAGAACCGCGCGCACCGACTTCTTGAAGTTCTCCGGCAGCGACACCGAGTGGGTCTCCGGGTCGAAAGTCGGCGGGTTACGGTCGCCCTCGACGAACGAGGCGGCTACGGGCCCTTCCGCCAGGCGGCTGATCTCGGCGAGCATCTCCCGTGCCGTGTCGACATCGAGGTCGCTGTACTCGCCCTGGCCCAGCGCCTTGTCGACGCCGAACACCTCGAACAGGTTGAATTCCTGGTCACGGACATTGCTCTTGTAGTGGCTCACTATTCCTCCTCGACGAGACGGCCACCGACGGTTGGGTACTTGCGATGTAAGTTACCCACCGGTAACTCTTGGAACTATACCGCTCGGTAACTTCAACGCAAAGCCGCCACGGGCAATTTCCGCCATCTAACCAACCAATTGGTTGGCCGGGGTCCGGCGGGGGTATCCACCCCGGTTGTGCCGGGGTCTGCGCGGCTGGTTCGACACCACCGCCCAGCGGTTGAGAAGCGCCCGGATCCACCCCCTGAGCAGGTGTGATCCGTCCAGGTCGACGATGCGCGCCGGCATCGGGCAGCGGCCCGCGAGTCGGCGCGGGGCCGCGGCGCCCAGCAGACGGGGTCTGCCCGTCGGGGATGTGGGAAACACCACATCCCCGACGGGGCAACATCGGGTGGTATCGGGAGGTGGTATCGGGAGGTGTCGGAAGGTTATCGGTAACCGAAAGGATTCAGCCGGAGGCTTCAGCCGAAGCCGGTCGGGCTGATCGAGTCCGATCGATCCGACCGAAGGGAAAGAAAGGGGCAGGCCGCTCCACTACGGGCGGGCGGCCAGTTCCTCTCGGTAGCGCTGGATCCGATCTTCGATCTCCGCGGCGTCGGCCAGCCGGTTCTCCTTGCGGGCCAATTGAGCGCGGAGGGTCAGCTCGCGGATCGCCTTGCGAATCTCGTTGATGCTGTAAACGCGTCCGACGGTCATGACTGCCTTTCTCGACTGATCGACGTTGATCGGTCTCGGCCGCTCGAGTGCGGTCTCGGCCTCCGGCACCGGTCGCCGGCGGATCCAGCCGTCACGGATCCGGCCGGCCGGCGCCCCCGCAGCATCGGGCTCGCCGCAGGTGGTGTTGTGACCGAGGTTACCCAAATCCGCGACGGACGGCAGGCGATGTGGCAGGACCCCGCCGGCCGGTGGCCGGCGGGGTCCGCAGGGAGAGAGATCACGTGCGCCACACGTGCGCCACGACGGGACTGCCGAGGCGTGGACCGGGCGCTGACGGAGTGGCTACTGCCGTCGGAACAGCTTGTTGCCCAGCCAGACCACCGGGTCGTACTTGCGGTCGGCGACCCGCTCCTTCATCGGAATGAGCGCGTTGTCGGTGATCTTGATGTGCTCCGGGCACACCTCGGTGCAGCACTTGGTGATGTTGCAGTAGCCCAGGCCGTGCTCGTCCTGGACCTCCTCGGCCCGGTTGGGGTGGGTGTCCAGCGGATGCATGTCCAGCTCGGCCATCCGCATCAGGAAACGCGGCCCGGCGAAGGCCTTCTTGTTGTCCTCGTGGTCGCGAATCACATGGCACACGTTCTGGCACAGGAAGCACTCGATGCACTTGCGGAACTCCTGTGACCGGTTCACGTCCTCCTGCTGCATCCGGTACTCACCGGGCTGCAGATCCTTCGGCGGCCGGAACGACGGGATCTCGCGCGCCTTCTCGAAGTTGAACGACACATCGTTGACCAGGTCGCGGATCACCGGGAACGTGCGCATCGGCGTCACGGTGATGACCTCGTTCTCGGCGAACGTGGACATCCGCGTCATACACATCAACCGCGGCCGGCCGTTGATCTCCGCCGAACACGATCCGCACTTGCCGGCCTTGCAGTTCCAGCGCACCGCCAGATCCGGCGTCTGGGTCTGCTGCAGACGGTGGATGATGTCGAGCACCACCTCACCCTCGTTGACCTCGACGGAGTAGTCCTGCAGCGCGCCGCCGTCGTCGTCACCGCGCCACACACGCAGCTTTGCCTGGTAGCCCATCAGACCCTCCGTCCCGGATGCTCGGCGAGTTCCTCGTCGGTGTAGTACTTCTCCAGCTCGTCGATCTCGAACAGCGCCAACAGATCCGGCCGCATCGGCGGTTGCTGTTCCGGTGTGACCTCGATGCTGGGCAGGACGTCGTCGTCACCGGTGGCGCGGCATACCAGCAAGGTGCTGCGCCACTTGGCGTCCATGGCCGGATAGTCGTCGCGGGTGTGCCCGCCGCGGCTCTCGGTGCGATCCAGCGCCGCCTTGGCCACACATTCGCTGACCAGCAGCATGTTGCGCAGGTCGATGGCCAGATGCCAGCCCGGGTTGTAGTGCCGGCCCCCGTCGACCTTGAGATTGCGGAACCGCTCCCGCAACTCGCCGAGCTTGTTGAGCGCCTGCGTCATCTCCGCCTCGGTGCGGATGATGCC contains:
- a CDS encoding MaoC/PaaZ C-terminal domain-containing protein; protein product: MMTRHTASQPNGLLNMVRAAAGALPVVRRDGTLPKRTVTATDLPIDAAHVADYAAVTGLLFRDQVPLTYPFALTFPHVMELLSGFDFPFPAIGAVHVENHITQQRPILVTDIVNISVHAENLREHRRGLLVDLVTDIYVGNEAAWHQVSTFLHQQRTSLSDEPKPPPAKQPKLGPPNAVLRVTPGQIRRYASVGGDHNPIHTSSLGAKLFGFPTVIAHGMYTAAAVLANIEGRLPDAVRYSVRFGKPLVLPAAAGLYVQQTDGGWELALRHLTKGYPHLTAMVTPL
- a CDS encoding succinate dehydrogenase/fumarate reductase iron-sulfur subunit, producing the protein MGYQAKLRVWRGDDDGGALQDYSVEVNEGEVVLDIIHRLQQTQTPDLAVRWNCKAGKCGSCSAEINGRPRLMCMTRMSTFAENEVITVTPMRTFPVIRDLVNDVSFNFEKAREIPSFRPPKDLQPGEYRMQQEDVNRSQEFRKCIECFLCQNVCHVIRDHEDNKKAFAGPRFLMRMAELDMHPLDTHPNRAEEVQDEHGLGYCNITKCCTEVCPEHIKITDNALIPMKERVADRKYDPVVWLGNKLFRRQ
- a CDS encoding 3-oxoacyl-ACP reductase; the encoded protein is MATDLYSQIVHSTPGSFLARQLGIPQPEPLRRYRPGEPPLAGSLLIGGDGRVVEPLRTALADDYQLVGNNLGGRWADKFGGLLFDATGITEPAGLKALYEFFTPLLRNVGPCARIAVVGTTPEETGSVNERIAQRALEGFTRSLAKEMRRGATVNLVYLSPEAKPAATGLESTIRFIMSAKSAYVDGQVFRVGPADSVPPADWDKPLDGKVAVVTGAARGIGATIAEVFARDGARVVAVDIGDAAGANDALAETAAKVNGTALVLDVTADDAVDRITEHVREHYDGKVDILVNNAGITRDKLLVNMTEDRWDAVIAVNLLAPQRLTEGLFGNGTLAEGGRVVGLSSMAGIAGNRGQTNYAATKAGMIGLTDALAPVLAEKNITINAVAPGFIETKMTEAIPFATREVGRRLNSLYQGGQPVDVAETIAYFANPASNAVTGNTIRVCGQAMLGA
- the purU gene encoding formyltetrahydrofolate deformylase, yielding MYPRSDHAELPVADVGRLLLRCPDRPGLVAAVSAFLAEAGANIISLDQHSTEQTGGIFMQRTIFHLPGLPAVRDTLEREFAERVAGRFGMDFKLTEAARPKRVAIMASREDHCLLDLLWRNRRGELNMTVVMVIANHPELADQVRPFDVPFIHVPASKEIREQAEQRQLELLRGNVDLVVLARYMQILTPRFLDEVGVPLINIHHSFLPAFIGAAPYQQAKDRGVKLIGATAHYVTEELDEGPIIEQDVVRVDHRDTVDDLRRMGADVERVVLSRAVRWHCEDRVIRYGNQTVVL
- a CDS encoding TIGR03564 family F420-dependent LLM class oxidoreductase, with protein sequence MRISLSIVGLTPDGPDPIDSLVRDLTALRDAGFGRVWLAQLPFDIDLPTVLGIALRAVDGIEVGSGVIPIQPQHPMQLAQRALTLSLISGGRFLLGIGMSHRMVAEGMWGVSWDRPVRQMREYLDGLQPLLAGRPADVTGEFWSTRGALRLAGGGTSPPEPPVYLAALGPQMLRLAGRRTAGTLTWMTGPKTLAGHIVPTLRQAAADAGRSGSDVRVVASLPVSVTDDVEGARAQAVEQFAVYGTLPSYRAMLDREGYVNPEDAAIIGDEQTVSQRLDELAAAGVDEFTAAVFDADPEIRARTRALLVSRQTG
- a CDS encoding acetyl-CoA C-acetyltransferase → MANNDSRRRVAILGGNRIPFARADGVYADASNQDMFTAALSGLVDRFNLAGERLGAVIGGAVLKHSRDFNLIRECVLGSALSSYTPAFDLQQACGTGLQATIAAADGIAAGRFEVAAAGGVDTASDAPIAFGDDLRRVLLGLRRSKSNVERLKLVGKLPASLGVQIPVNSEPRTGLSMGEHAAITAKEMGIKRVDQDELAAASHRNLQAAYERGFFDDLMTPFLGLYRDNNLRPDTSTEKLAKLKPVFGVKAGDATMTAGNSTPLTDGASVALLASEDWAEKRGLEPLAYFVDAETAAVDYVTGRDGLLMAPTYAVPRLLARNNLSLQDFDFYEIHEAFASVVLAQLQAWESEDYCKERLGLDQPLGSIDRSKLNVNGSSIATGHPFAATGGRIVAQLAKQLAEKKKETGKTVRGLISICAAGGQGVVAILEA
- a CDS encoding acyl-CoA dehydrogenase encodes the protein MSHYKSNVRDQEFNLFEVFGVDKALGQGEYSDLDVDTAREMLAEISRLAEGPVAASFVEGDRNPPTFDPETHSVSLPENFKKSVRAVLDAGWDKVGIEEELGGMPMPRALVWALHEHLLGANPAVWMYGGGAGFASILYKLGNEQQKKWAKIAVERQWGSTMVLTEPDAGSDVGAGRTKAIEQPDGSWHIEGVKRFITSADSDDLFENIFHLVLARPEGAGPGTKGLSLFFVPKFLFDPETGEPGERNGVFVTNVEHKMGLKVSATCELAFGQHGVPAKGWLVGDVHEGIRQMFDVIEQARMMVGTKAIATLSTGYLNALEYAKERVQGADMTQMTDKTAPRVTITHHPDVRRSLMTQKAYAEGMRAMYLYTATYQDAAVAEAVHGVDADLAMRVNDLLLPIVKGVGSEQAYAKLTESLQTLGGSGFLQDYPIEQYIRDSKIDSLYEGTTAIQAQDFFFRKIVRDKGQALTYLSGQIEKFVKNESGNGRLKKERELLQTALNDVQAMTAAMTGYLMSAQEDPKNIYKVGLGSVRYLMSVGDLVIGWLLQEQAAVALEKLDAGAEGDERAFYEGKVAAASFFAKNFLPLLTSMRHVIENIDNEIMELDEAAF
- a CDS encoding YkvI family membrane protein, with the protein product MQTTEQSTAHRRGGFFEGRYGRWLLPGVILQSVLIGGGYATGREIVEFGAKFGALGWIAGLAIFAGFGLMAFLMFEMARRFQVFDYRNLLRILIGPLYWLFDIVYIMLAILIIAIMAAATGSILQATLGTPQIVGIALIVVIVGLLNFYGEGVIERFKTAGTVALFSGYALFAALVLHRHWDSVGETLRSGSHALEPTASIWWVLWTGVLYVGYNLAVYPAALFTAHRQTRLRDTAVAGLVAGLLMTVPWFLTYFALMGFYPDESVFGADVPWLEMLGAEAAWVIVIFGIVVGWTLIETATGMIYALLARISQNLIDADRPPMTRRTSGIIAVATLLLALLLAQVGIIDLVAKGYTAMAYAMIVVFAVPLLVRGTYLIVRRRGHAFTEPTDPRGHRPTNTPASPVNPEASPQPTALDQ